One Carya illinoinensis cultivar Pawnee chromosome 5, C.illinoinensisPawnee_v1, whole genome shotgun sequence genomic window, GAAGGTCAGTCCTGGAGTCGGCGACTTGGGGAGCAAAAACCAGAGTGGAAAAGAGGAGGCATCTCCTTCCAATGTctgaggtggtggtggtggtggttgttGAAGATGGTGTTTTTCGCTCTCTTCTATGGACTGCCTGCACGTTAGATGAAGCAAACCTGTTCACAGTGACAGTCAGTGCCATCAATATACTTTGGCCTATTGAACTCATTTCAGAGCTACCATtgacaactctctctctctctctctctctctctggggtACGAGTACAACCACCAGTTCAATAGAAATATGGATATGATGATAAGGTTTCCTTTCTTACCGACGGTATCTCCTAACCCTCAATTAGACATTAATGTATTTCAGTAACCACTTACCACGCAAATTAAATGCGACGTGCCGTAGTCCCTTCAAATGCACGGGTGTTTGGAATGACAATATTTGTCATATTTCGAGTGATCACgttttaaatagatttttattcGACTGATTAACTTACAAAATTACTTCAAATGTATCacatcaatataaaaaattgtaacacTCAAAATAAAGAGCAGTATTACTTGAGGTGTTAAAGTACCTAAGActtggataaaaaaataaaaaataaaaactt contains:
- the LOC122310588 gene encoding uncharacterized protein LOC122310588 — its product is MSSIGQSILMALTVTVNRFASSNVQAVHRRERKTPSSTTTTTTTSDIGRRCLLFSTLVFAPQVADSRTDLLKQYLKKSEENKSKNDKERLDSYYKRNYKDYFEFVEGASKGNQEQLSEAEKGIIDWLQKNK